The proteins below are encoded in one region of Loxodonta africana isolate mLoxAfr1 chromosome 5, mLoxAfr1.hap2, whole genome shotgun sequence:
- the LOC135231471 gene encoding proline-rich protein 36, which yields TAPHCPLDHCPSLSPHCPSLPLSVPLLTVPLLTVPHSLSPHSLAPHCPLAHCPLTVPHSQSLTHCPFTHCPLTAPHCPLAHCPSLTVPSITVPHSLSPCSLSLTVPHSLSTRSLSPCSLSPRSLSLTLCPLTAPHCPSLTVPSLTAPHCPLAHCPSLTVTHCPSLSPRSLSPHCSLTHCLSLSLTIPSLTVPHSLSPHSLSPHCPSLPPHLLSPHCPSLTVLHCPLTVPYGPLTHCPLSQCPSLTAPHSLSPHSLSLTVPHCPLTVPSLSPHSLSPLSLSITHCPSLSPHCPSLTAPLLTRVCPTVSSSLACTTWHCLMGSLLVNI from the coding sequence ACTGCCCCTCACTGTCCCCTTGATCACTGTCCCTCACTGTCCCCTCACTGTCCCTCACTGCCCCTCAGTGTCCCCTTGCTCACTGTCCCCTTGCTCACTGTCCCTCACTCACTGTCCCCTCACTCACTTGCCCCTCACTGTCCCCTTGCTCACTGTCCCCTCACTGTCCCTCACTCACAGTCCCTCACTCACTGTCCCTTCACTCACTGTCCCCTTACTGCCCCTCACTGTCCCCTTGCTCACTGTCCCTCTCTCACTGTCCCCTCCATCACTGTCCCTCACTCACTGTCCCCTTGCTCACTGTCCCTCACTGTCCCTCACTCACTGTCCACTCGCTCACTGTCCCCTTGCTCACTGTCCCCTCGCTCACTGTCCCTCACTCTCTGTCCCCTCACTGCCCCTCACTGTCCCTCACTCACTGTCCCCTCACTCACTGCCCCTCACTGTCCCCTTGCTCACTGTCCCTCACTCACTGTCACTCACTGTCCCTCACTGTCACCTCGCTCACTGTCCCCTCATTGTTCCCTCACTCATTGTCTCTCACTGTCCCTCACTATCCCCTCACTCACTGTCCCTCACTCACTGTCCCCTCACTCATTGTCCCCTCACTGTCCCTCACTGCCCCCTCACTTACTGTCCCCTCACTGTCCCTCACTCACTGTCCTTCACTGCCCCCTCACTGTCCCTTACGGTCCCCTCACTCACTGTCCCCTCTCTCAGTGTCCCTCTCTCACTGCCCCTCACTCACTGTCCCCTCACTCACTGTCCCTCACTGTCCCTCACTGTCCCCTCACTGTCCCCTCACTGTCCCCTCACTCACTGTCCCCTCTCTCACTGTCCATCACTCACTGTCCCTCACTGTCCCCTCACTGTCCCTCACTCACTGCCCCCTTGCTCACACGTGTCTGTCCCACAGTGTCCTCGTCCCTGGCATGTACAACGTGGCACTGCTTGATGGGGTCATTGCTTGTGAACATCTGA